A genome region from Flavobacterium sp. CFS9 includes the following:
- a CDS encoding TolC family protein → MKPILIAFLFLSCTVFGQQPISKELTYNEFLGYVKKYHPLVKNANLEVSKAQANLMMARGGFDPKIEVDFSQKKFKDKEYYSILNSSFKIPTWYGIELKAGFDNNEGVYLNPENTTPNQGLTSFGISVPVGQGLFINQRMADVRKAKIQIKLSQAERKLQAVGILYDASLAYFNWKKNFEEMKLYEMYSKNAEVRLEGIKSLIKQGDKPAIDSIEAGIIVRNRALSLEDSKLKLTKAKLELSNYMWLENNIPLEISDELMPETALESTLQETLKTNDLLQGDTNLETHPKLNALQSKIDILKVEKDLKQNMLLPKINVGYSYLSDPRYIDNYKFDDYKVGLEFYFPLFLRKERGSLKLAKYKLQENEFALALERTQLTNKISAQKVEINSLTRQKKLAKDLVDNNTTMLNSEERLFSLGESSLFLINTRENNLVSAKLASIALENRFYISNSELFKIMANPD, encoded by the coding sequence ATGAAACCCATACTTATCGCTTTTCTTTTTCTGAGCTGTACCGTTTTTGGCCAGCAGCCCATCTCAAAAGAGCTCACGTACAATGAGTTTTTGGGATATGTAAAGAAATACCACCCATTGGTTAAAAATGCCAATTTAGAAGTCAGCAAAGCGCAGGCCAATCTGATGATGGCTCGTGGAGGTTTTGATCCAAAAATTGAAGTCGATTTTAGCCAGAAAAAATTTAAAGACAAAGAATACTATTCGATCCTGAACAGCAGTTTTAAGATTCCTACCTGGTACGGAATTGAACTGAAAGCCGGATTCGACAATAACGAAGGTGTTTATCTGAATCCTGAAAACACTACCCCCAATCAGGGTTTAACTTCTTTTGGAATCAGTGTTCCGGTTGGACAGGGATTGTTCATCAACCAGAGAATGGCAGATGTACGAAAAGCTAAAATTCAGATCAAACTAAGTCAGGCCGAACGAAAACTTCAGGCAGTTGGCATTTTGTATGATGCATCGCTTGCCTATTTTAACTGGAAAAAGAATTTTGAAGAAATGAAGCTTTACGAAATGTACAGCAAGAATGCCGAAGTTCGTCTGGAAGGAATCAAATCGCTCATTAAACAGGGAGACAAACCGGCAATAGACAGTATTGAAGCCGGAATTATTGTACGCAACAGGGCCTTAAGTCTTGAAGATTCTAAATTAAAATTAACCAAAGCCAAACTCGAATTATCGAATTATATGTGGCTGGAAAATAATATTCCTTTGGAAATTTCAGATGAATTAATGCCGGAAACCGCACTTGAATCAACTTTACAGGAAACCTTAAAAACTAACGATCTCCTACAAGGCGATACAAACCTGGAGACACATCCTAAACTGAATGCACTGCAAAGTAAAATAGACATCCTGAAGGTTGAAAAAGACCTGAAACAAAACATGCTGCTGCCTAAGATAAATGTCGGTTATTCCTATTTGTCTGATCCGAGATATATCGACAATTATAAATTTGACGATTACAAGGTTGGTTTAGAATTTTACTTCCCTTTGTTTCTTCGAAAAGAACGCGGAAGTCTGAAACTGGCCAAATACAAACTTCAGGAAAACGAATTCGCTCTTGCTTTGGAACGAACACAGCTGACCAATAAAATAAGTGCTCAAAAAGTAGAAATCAATTCGCTGACCAGACAAAAAAAACTTGCTAAAGATTTAGTAGACAATAATACCACTATGTTAAACTCAGAAGAACGATTGTTTTCTTTGGGGGAAAGTTCCTTGTTTCTGATCAATACAAGAGAAAATAACCTTGTTAGTGCAAAATTGGCTTCGATCGCTCTGGAAAACCGATTCTACATCTCAAATTCGGAGTTATTCAAAATCATGGCCAATCCGGATTAA
- a CDS encoding HlyD family secretion protein, with product MLNISDNKTKLQPLDHYETVKNLSNRPHYKILNRIIIASSILGIIALLLPWTQNISGSGAVTTLKPNQRPQSIQSVISGRIEKWYVQEGDFVKKGDTILFISEIKEDYMDPNLVENTKNQVDAKKNSLESYGEKVTTLSGQIQAIENERKLKLEQARNKVKQSLLKIKSDSMDLIAVKTQLRIANTQYNRSVQLNKEGLKPLTDVEEKRLKLQDVDAKIITQENKYLTSKNEYINARVEINRITAEYGEKVAKARSDQFTTLSNKFDTEAQVSKLENQYANYSLRNGMYYIRAVQDGYINRALQAGLGETVKEGTPIATIMPAHYDIAVETYINPIDLPLIRKGEKVRVWFDGWPTIVFSGWPDMSYGTFGGTVVAIENFISDNGKYRILIAPDPDETKWPKQLSIGSGAQTIALLDTVPIWFEIWRTLNGFPPNYYKSTQKVTKEKK from the coding sequence ATGTTAAATATCTCTGACAATAAAACAAAATTACAGCCGCTTGATCACTATGAGACTGTAAAAAACCTAAGCAACAGGCCACATTATAAAATTTTAAACCGAATCATAATCGCGTCTTCCATTTTAGGAATTATTGCACTTTTACTGCCATGGACTCAAAATATTTCGGGTTCGGGAGCCGTAACCACTTTAAAACCCAATCAGAGGCCACAATCGATTCAGAGTGTGATTTCGGGGCGTATTGAAAAATGGTACGTACAGGAAGGTGACTTTGTTAAAAAAGGAGACACAATTCTGTTTATCTCTGAGATTAAAGAAGATTATATGGATCCTAATTTGGTTGAAAACACCAAAAATCAGGTCGATGCCAAGAAAAACTCTTTAGAATCGTATGGCGAAAAAGTAACCACGCTTTCCGGACAGATTCAGGCAATTGAAAATGAGAGAAAACTGAAACTGGAACAAGCCAGAAACAAAGTCAAACAATCGCTTTTAAAGATAAAAAGCGACAGTATGGATCTTATTGCTGTAAAAACACAGCTGCGAATTGCCAATACACAGTACAATCGTTCGGTACAATTAAACAAAGAAGGCTTGAAACCGCTTACGGATGTCGAGGAAAAACGTCTGAAATTGCAGGATGTTGATGCTAAAATCATCACGCAGGAAAACAAATACCTCACCAGCAAAAACGAATACATCAATGCCAGAGTTGAGATTAACAGAATTACAGCTGAGTATGGTGAAAAAGTAGCCAAAGCAAGAAGTGATCAGTTTACAACCCTGAGCAATAAATTTGATACCGAAGCACAAGTGAGCAAACTGGAGAATCAATATGCCAATTACAGCCTGCGTAATGGAATGTACTACATCAGAGCGGTACAGGACGGTTATATCAACCGTGCTCTTCAGGCCGGTTTAGGCGAAACGGTAAAAGAAGGAACTCCAATTGCAACGATAATGCCTGCTCATTACGATATCGCAGTAGAAACTTATATCAACCCAATTGATCTGCCTTTGATCAGAAAAGGAGAAAAGGTACGTGTGTGGTTTGACGGATGGCCAACCATTGTATTTTCAGGATGGCCTGACATGTCGTATGGAACTTTTGGAGGAACGGTGGTAGCGATAGAAAACTTCATTAGCGATAATGGAAAATACAGAATCTTAATTGCTCCGGACCCTGATGAAACGAAATGGCCAAAACAATTAAGTATTGGATCAGGCGCTCAGACTATTGCCCTTTTAGACACGGTACCTATTTGGTTCGAAATCTGGAGAACTCTAAACGGATTCCCTCCTAATTATTATAAAAGTACCCAAAAAGTAACTAAAGAAAAAAAATAA
- a CDS encoding peptidase domain-containing ABC transporter, with amino-acid sequence MTPLKRFYHLLELDKKDIYQIFFYAIFAGLVSLSLPLGIQAIITFIQSGRVSVSWIVLIILVVGGVALVGVLSFMQLRITENLQQKIFVRASFEFAARLPKIKSEELYGTYPPELTNRFFDTLTIQKGTSKLLTDFSAALLQITFGIILLSLYHPYFIVFGLLLFLLLYFIFKFSYKSGLETSLKESKFKYKVAGWLQEMARNNFSFRNELNYDFALQKNNSIVAGYLNYREKHFSVIKKQFTQLIIFKVIITASLLSIGGYLVLSQEMNIGQFVAAEIIILLVITSVEKIILGLESFYDVLTSVEKIGQVTDLALEENSESDSLNDHCYNSISLETENLKFKFPDSPTYALDSITIKIDQGEKIVIEGENGSGKTTLIRLLSGLLRQSSGAFYINDDTFRKINLKQYRSQIGSIIHNETPFEGTILENITFNDPMISTEDLKWALDGVQLSPLIKLLPKGLNTHIHPEGKQLSSSNAQKILLARSIIHKPKVLFYEDPTDTMDEKVANEIIDFITSDKNKWTIIVSSKNPYWKTKTTRKITMQNGQIILDQKKQ; translated from the coding sequence ATGACTCCTTTAAAAAGATTTTACCATTTACTTGAACTGGACAAAAAAGACATTTACCAGATTTTTTTCTATGCCATTTTTGCCGGGTTAGTCAGTTTATCGCTTCCACTGGGAATTCAGGCCATCATTACTTTTATACAATCCGGAAGAGTTAGTGTTTCCTGGATTGTACTTATTATACTTGTAGTGGGTGGTGTGGCTCTTGTTGGAGTGCTTTCGTTTATGCAGCTGCGTATCACGGAGAACTTACAGCAAAAAATATTCGTACGTGCTTCTTTTGAATTTGCAGCCCGTCTGCCTAAAATAAAATCAGAAGAATTGTATGGCACCTATCCACCGGAATTAACCAATCGTTTTTTTGATACCCTAACGATTCAAAAAGGAACTTCAAAATTATTAACCGATTTTTCTGCCGCTTTACTGCAGATTACTTTCGGAATTATTCTGTTATCCTTATATCATCCCTATTTTATTGTGTTCGGACTTTTACTGTTCCTTCTTTTGTACTTTATTTTTAAATTCTCATACAAATCGGGTTTAGAAACGAGTTTAAAAGAATCTAAATTCAAATACAAAGTAGCCGGCTGGTTACAGGAAATGGCCCGTAATAACTTTAGTTTCCGAAACGAACTGAATTATGATTTTGCGCTTCAAAAAAACAACTCAATCGTAGCGGGTTACCTGAATTACAGAGAAAAACACTTTAGCGTAATCAAGAAACAATTTACACAACTGATTATTTTTAAAGTCATTATTACAGCGAGTTTGCTATCTATCGGGGGATATTTGGTACTAAGTCAGGAAATGAATATTGGACAGTTTGTTGCTGCGGAAATCATTATTCTATTGGTGATTACGTCGGTAGAAAAAATCATTCTGGGGCTTGAAAGTTTCTATGATGTTTTAACTTCTGTTGAGAAAATCGGACAGGTGACGGACTTAGCTTTAGAGGAAAACTCTGAGTCTGATTCTCTAAACGATCACTGTTACAACAGCATCTCTTTAGAAACAGAAAACTTAAAATTCAAATTCCCGGATTCTCCAACGTATGCCCTGGATTCTATTACGATAAAAATCGATCAGGGTGAAAAAATTGTTATTGAAGGTGAGAACGGATCAGGAAAAACAACGCTTATCCGATTGTTATCCGGTTTATTAAGACAAAGTTCGGGAGCTTTTTACATCAACGACGATACTTTTAGAAAAATAAATCTGAAACAATACCGCTCACAAATTGGCAGTATCATTCACAACGAAACGCCCTTTGAAGGAACTATTTTAGAGAACATCACCTTTAATGATCCGATGATCAGTACCGAAGATTTGAAATGGGCATTGGACGGAGTTCAGCTTAGTCCGTTGATTAAACTCCTGCCTAAAGGTCTGAATACTCATATTCACCCGGAAGGGAAACAGTTATCGTCTTCTAATGCTCAAAAAATCCTGTTGGCCAGAAGTATTATCCACAAGCCAAAAGTGCTCTTTTACGAAGATCCAACTGACACTATGGACGAAAAAGTTGCGAATGAAATAATAGATTTTATTACTTCGGATAAAAACAAATGGACGATTATCGTTTCTTCCAAAAATCCATATTGGAAAACCAAAACGACACGAAAAATTACAATGCAAAACGGTCAAATTATACTGGATCAAAAAAAACAATAA
- a CDS encoding TetR/AcrR family transcriptional regulator gives MQIILSNIKMQINEKIYVKDPETSALGKKIIEQSILLIDDIGFDNFTFKKLGEKIGSNESSIYRYFENKHKLLVYLSSWYWSWMEYKLVFTTTNISDKKEKLNKAITIVTEKITEDTSGEHINEAILNKIIIAEFTKTLHTKEVDQENKEGFFLIYKRVINRIVSIVKEVNPDYPYAKSLVSTIVEGSLHQHFLTDHLKTITDCNETVTTTQFYLNLAENVLR, from the coding sequence ATGCAAATTATACTATCAAATATAAAAATGCAGATCAACGAAAAGATCTATGTGAAAGATCCGGAAACATCTGCGTTGGGAAAAAAAATAATTGAGCAGAGCATTCTTCTGATTGACGATATTGGTTTTGATAATTTTACCTTTAAAAAATTAGGTGAAAAAATAGGCTCAAACGAAAGTTCGATCTATCGTTATTTCGAAAACAAACACAAACTGCTGGTATACCTGTCTTCATGGTACTGGAGCTGGATGGAATACAAATTGGTTTTTACTACGACGAACATCTCAGACAAAAAAGAAAAACTAAACAAAGCCATCACCATTGTCACGGAAAAAATAACAGAAGACACTTCCGGTGAGCACATTAATGAAGCTATTTTAAACAAAATAATTATTGCCGAGTTTACGAAAACGCTCCACACAAAAGAAGTTGATCAGGAAAACAAAGAAGGTTTCTTTCTGATTTACAAAAGAGTAATCAACCGAATTGTTTCGATAGTAAAAGAAGTAAATCCCGATTATCCTTATGCTAAATCACTGGTTTCAACCATTGTTGAAGGAAGTTTGCATCAGCATTTCCTAACAGACCATTTAAAAACAATTACAGATTGTAATGAAACGGTTACAACCACTCAATTTTATCTAAACCTTGCAGAAAACGTTTTGCGCTAA
- the gpmI gene encoding 2,3-bisphosphoglycerate-independent phosphoglycerate mutase: MNKKVILMILDGWGKSPDPKVSAIDNANVPFINSLYKNYPSAQLRTDGLNVGLPEGQMGNSEVGHMNLGAGRIVYQDLAKINLAVAHKTLAKEQVLIDAFTYAKENNKKVHFLGLVSDGGVHSHTSHLRGLIDASQEYGLDNVFVHAFTDGRDVDPKSGAKYIQDLEEHIKNTPVKIASIVGRYYAMDRDKRWERVKLAYDLVVNGIGTPSKNAVSSILDSYAHDITDEFIAPIVMVDEQEKPLATITEDDVVIFFNFRTDRGRELTEALSQQDFHEQNMHKLNLYYVTLTNYDETYQNVKVVYNKDNITETLGEVLEKAGKKQIRIAETEKYPHVTFFFSGGRETPFEGESRILRNSPKVATYDLQPEMSAYELKDALVPELNKGEVDFVCLNFANGDMVGHTGIMSAAIKACEAVDACVKEVVEAALANDYTTIVIADHGNCETMINPDGSPNTAHTTNPVPIILVDKELKNIQDGVLGDIAPTILELMGVPQPNAMTCHSLL, from the coding sequence ATGAACAAGAAAGTAATCCTTATGATTTTAGACGGTTGGGGAAAATCTCCTGACCCTAAAGTATCTGCAATAGACAATGCAAATGTTCCTTTTATAAACAGCCTTTACAAAAATTACCCAAGCGCTCAGCTTCGTACTGACGGATTAAACGTTGGTTTGCCTGAGGGTCAGATGGGAAACAGCGAAGTAGGTCACATGAATCTTGGTGCCGGAAGAATTGTATATCAGGATTTAGCCAAAATAAACTTAGCTGTAGCGCACAAAACACTTGCTAAAGAACAGGTACTTATTGATGCTTTTACTTATGCTAAAGAAAACAATAAAAAAGTTCACTTTTTAGGATTGGTTTCCGACGGAGGTGTTCACTCTCATACTTCGCACTTACGCGGATTAATTGATGCTTCGCAGGAATACGGACTTGATAATGTTTTTGTTCATGCGTTTACAGACGGTCGTGATGTTGACCCTAAATCAGGAGCAAAATACATTCAGGATTTAGAAGAGCACATTAAAAATACTCCTGTAAAAATTGCTTCAATCGTGGGACGTTATTACGCAATGGATCGTGACAAACGATGGGAGCGCGTAAAACTGGCTTATGATTTAGTCGTAAACGGTATCGGAACTCCTTCTAAAAATGCTGTTTCAAGTATTCTTGACAGTTATGCTCATGATATAACCGATGAGTTTATCGCTCCAATCGTAATGGTGGACGAGCAGGAAAAACCATTGGCAACCATCACTGAGGATGATGTAGTAATCTTTTTCAACTTCAGAACCGACAGGGGCCGTGAACTTACCGAAGCGCTTTCACAGCAAGACTTCCACGAGCAAAACATGCACAAATTAAACTTGTATTATGTAACGCTTACCAACTACGACGAAACGTATCAAAACGTAAAAGTCGTTTACAATAAAGATAATATTACTGAAACTCTGGGTGAGGTTTTGGAGAAAGCAGGTAAAAAACAAATTCGTATTGCCGAAACAGAAAAATATCCACACGTGACCTTTTTCTTTTCGGGAGGAAGAGAAACTCCATTTGAAGGAGAATCGCGTATTTTAAGAAACTCCCCAAAAGTTGCCACTTACGATTTACAACCAGAAATGAGTGCCTATGAACTGAAAGACGCTTTGGTTCCTGAATTGAATAAAGGTGAAGTAGATTTTGTCTGTCTTAATTTTGCCAACGGTGACATGGTAGGTCATACCGGAATCATGAGTGCAGCAATTAAAGCTTGTGAAGCCGTAGATGCCTGCGTAAAAGAAGTGGTAGAAGCAGCTCTTGCCAACGATTACACAACGATTGTTATTGCCGATCACGGAAATTGCGAAACAATGATTAACCCTGACGGAAGTCCAAATACAGCACACACCACTAATCCGGTGCCGATTATTTTAGTCGATAAAGAGCTGAAAAATATTCAGGATGGTGTTCTGGGTGACATTGCTCCTACTATTCTGGAACTAATGGGGGTACCTCAGCCAAATGCGATGACTTGTCATTCGTTGTTGTAG
- a CDS encoding DUF5916 domain-containing protein: MKKLVFIGLLFFTFWGHAQKKTLQAELTKENILIDGKLDEPTWKNVPPATDFVMYQPDNGKPIPDNQKTEVKVLYNNDAIYIAATLHDDPSKILKEISQRDNFGTSDMFGVFINGFNDGQQNFQFFVSAADVQGDCIMTDENGEDYSWDAVWLSKAVLNDKGWVVEMKIPYAALRFSGGDKQTWGINFFREIRRERKKYTWNLIDTKIGTFTQQNGNLEGIVNIKPPTRLFFMPYASYYLNASDGQKTYATIKGGMDIKYGINDAFTLDAILIPDFGQTKYDDQILNLGPFEQQFNENRAFFTEGTDLFNKGGLFYSRRIGGKPSIDLTLNDNEKIVEEVQNVNLINALKISGRTQKGLGIGILNAVTEKTFATIKDTLSGETRRVVAEPLTNYNVLILDQRFRKNSSVTLINTNVTRNGHYRDANVTALAWDLRTKANTYSLSGNVKYSLINDTEDKNGVFSTIRFAETSGNYRYSIGSDFVSKDFDPNDMGINFYTNYYNLYGNANYRILNPTKLFNTFRIDYDMYTEFNKKSGKVQDNRISTEVNLSTLKNNFYGAGIDLFPLNSHDYYEPRAENRYVIIPRKIEIWGSVSTNYNKKFALDLNPFIIFADEAGRKAYGVDVGPRYRFSDKLLLTYTFSFLRRNNNKGYIDDFDDDNDDSTPETIVFANRNVITYSNTLNGKYAINSAMTLNLAVRQYWSYAENKDILELQQNGTLTPYPQYTKNKNSSFYSWNTDLSYSWWFAPGSQLSILYRNNGVNFERIINKDFKHNITDLLNNQALKHIFSVSVKYFIDYNAVKNKIRRRA, translated from the coding sequence ATGAAAAAATTAGTTTTTATCGGTTTGTTATTCTTTACTTTTTGGGGTCATGCCCAAAAGAAAACACTGCAGGCTGAACTGACTAAGGAAAACATTTTAATTGATGGAAAACTGGACGAACCTACATGGAAAAATGTTCCGCCTGCTACAGATTTTGTAATGTACCAGCCTGATAACGGCAAGCCTATTCCGGACAATCAAAAAACAGAAGTTAAGGTTTTATACAACAATGATGCAATCTATATTGCCGCAACACTTCATGACGACCCTTCCAAAATTTTAAAAGAAATTTCGCAGCGTGACAATTTCGGAACTTCTGATATGTTTGGTGTCTTTATCAATGGCTTTAACGATGGCCAGCAAAATTTTCAGTTTTTTGTATCAGCAGCCGATGTTCAGGGTGACTGCATTATGACAGATGAAAATGGTGAAGACTATTCCTGGGATGCAGTATGGCTCAGTAAAGCGGTATTGAATGACAAAGGATGGGTTGTGGAAATGAAAATTCCCTATGCTGCTTTACGCTTTTCAGGCGGAGACAAACAAACCTGGGGTATTAATTTTTTTAGAGAGATCAGGAGGGAACGCAAAAAATATACGTGGAATTTAATCGATACCAAAATTGGTACATTCACACAACAAAATGGTAATCTGGAAGGAATCGTGAATATAAAACCTCCTACCCGATTGTTTTTCATGCCTTATGCTTCTTATTATTTAAATGCTTCGGACGGTCAAAAAACGTATGCCACTATAAAAGGAGGTATGGATATTAAATACGGAATTAACGATGCTTTTACGCTTGACGCCATTTTGATTCCGGATTTTGGACAAACTAAATACGACGATCAGATTTTGAATTTAGGTCCGTTTGAGCAGCAATTCAACGAAAACAGAGCCTTTTTTACAGAAGGAACCGATTTGTTCAACAAGGGAGGTTTGTTTTATTCGAGAAGAATTGGAGGTAAACCTTCCATAGACCTTACTTTAAATGATAACGAAAAAATAGTTGAAGAAGTTCAGAATGTAAACCTCATCAATGCTTTAAAAATTTCAGGAAGAACCCAAAAAGGATTAGGGATTGGGATTTTGAATGCAGTTACCGAAAAAACGTTTGCTACTATAAAAGATACTCTTTCCGGCGAAACAAGACGTGTGGTGGCTGAACCTCTTACGAATTATAATGTATTGATTTTAGACCAGCGCTTTCGTAAAAATTCGTCTGTAACTCTTATCAACACCAATGTTACCCGAAACGGGCATTACAGGGATGCCAACGTAACGGCACTGGCCTGGGATTTAAGAACCAAAGCCAATACCTACAGCTTATCCGGTAATGTAAAATACAGTCTGATTAACGATACTGAGGACAAAAATGGTGTTTTCAGTACGATTCGTTTTGCCGAAACGAGCGGAAATTACCGCTATAGTATTGGTTCCGATTTTGTTTCTAAAGATTTTGATCCCAACGATATGGGGATTAATTTTTACACCAATTATTACAATCTTTATGGAAATGCCAACTACCGTATCCTCAACCCTACCAAGCTCTTTAATACTTTCAGGATTGACTATGATATGTATACTGAATTCAATAAAAAATCGGGAAAAGTACAGGATAACCGAATTAGCACAGAAGTCAATCTTTCTACCCTGAAAAATAATTTTTACGGTGCCGGGATTGATCTTTTCCCTCTAAATTCGCATGATTATTATGAGCCAAGAGCCGAAAACCGCTATGTTATTATTCCAAGAAAAATAGAAATCTGGGGAAGTGTTTCGACTAATTACAACAAGAAATTTGCTTTGGACTTAAATCCATTTATAATCTTTGCGGACGAAGCAGGAAGAAAGGCTTACGGTGTTGATGTTGGACCACGATACCGTTTTAGCGATAAACTTTTACTGACTTATACTTTTAGCTTTCTGCGAAGAAATAACAACAAAGGTTATATCGACGATTTTGACGATGATAATGACGACAGCACTCCTGAAACGATTGTTTTTGCAAATCGAAATGTTATTACTTATTCGAACACTTTAAACGGTAAATATGCCATAAACAGTGCAATGACACTTAATCTGGCCGTGAGACAATATTGGTCTTATGCCGAAAATAAAGATATCCTTGAACTTCAGCAAAACGGAACTCTAACACCTTATCCACAATACACCAAGAATAAAAATTCAAGCTTTTATTCCTGGAACACTGATCTATCGTATTCCTGGTGGTTTGCTCCGGGCAGTCAGCTTTCGATTTTGTATCGCAACAATGGTGTTAATTTTGAACGCATTATCAACAAAGACTTTAAACACAACATCACCGATTTACTGAACAATCAGGCCTTAAAACATATCTTTTCAGTAAGTGTGAAATATTTTATAGACTATAATGCGGTCAAAAATAAGATCCGAAGGAGAGCCTAG
- a CDS encoding murein L,D-transpeptidase catalytic domain family protein, translated as MIYKIYPLLVFLLLSFGKDSNNTSEVKKAAVKTIAKIETLTVDSKIESIYNTLNPNHFSLPELRTFSEALKGFYLLKERGVIQKDILTLIDFSLSSNTKRLWVIDLATNTVLFNSLVAHGRNTGEEFASNFSNANSSFKSSLGFYATGEVYKGKHGVSLRLDGLENGVNDNARERGVVMHGADYVSESFIRNNKRLGRSQGCPAIPMKLTNEIIEVIKDKSLLYIYHPSRSFAMEERLIS; from the coding sequence ATGATTTACAAGATTTATCCATTATTGGTGTTTTTGCTGTTATCTTTTGGTAAAGATTCAAACAACACCTCCGAAGTTAAAAAAGCAGCTGTAAAAACTATTGCTAAAATAGAAACGCTTACAGTTGATTCGAAAATTGAGAGTATTTACAATACCTTGAATCCCAATCATTTTTCACTCCCTGAGCTTAGAACTTTCTCCGAAGCCTTAAAAGGATTCTACTTATTGAAAGAAAGAGGTGTAATCCAAAAAGACATTCTGACACTTATCGATTTTAGCCTGTCGTCAAACACCAAACGTTTGTGGGTAATTGATTTGGCTACCAATACTGTTTTATTTAATTCTTTAGTCGCTCATGGCAGAAATACCGGAGAAGAATTTGCGTCTAACTTTTCAAATGCCAATTCCTCTTTCAAAAGCAGTTTAGGATTTTATGCTACAGGCGAAGTATATAAAGGTAAACATGGAGTTTCTTTACGTTTAGACGGATTAGAGAACGGAGTGAATGACAATGCCCGCGAACGTGGAGTTGTTATGCATGGAGCCGATTATGTTTCGGAATCCTTTATCAGAAACAACAAACGATTAGGCAGAAGTCAGGGATGTCCGGCAATTCCAATGAAGCTTACCAATGAAATCATTGAAGTCATAAAAGATAAATCGCTTTTGTATATCTACCATCCATCAAGAAGTTTCGCGATGGAAGAGAGGCTAATTTCTTAA